A portion of the Bacteroides faecium genome contains these proteins:
- a CDS encoding SusC/RagA family TonB-linked outer membrane protein: protein MLNAFLLKSKLFRMSGILLVILSFCMPVFSASLEASGMEQKKVTVNGVVLDDTHEPLIGVSVLVKGSQQGTVTDLDGKYSITAPADGILVFSFVGMEKQEIPVKGRSNILVTMRSSSVALSDVVVIGYGKQSKAALTSAITKVDSKDMAISPTGNPMSMLQGKVPGMEIRVNSGQPGADPQIIVRGGTTTAPESDSPMVIIDGVIRTMKDINYADIETIQVLKDAASTAIYGSKASRGIVMITTKQGKAGKGSISFSYGLSVDHQPKRMPLSGAREYLTATRTAALHATDPDKYLSGTFAMSTANKRNALNTTAFLDDYITNYGQGYVEDLLYNQGWEMMEDPANPGKMLIFKETDFQDNLFQTPVNHDFNINFSGGNEKATYYMSLGYLTQDGIVVGTNYNRWSFLTNASYKIRKNLTVRGMVNYSMRTTAGINENNVMSRAAKMPPTVRQYYEDGTPAPGELTSSFRTRLHEVYYQEKENRVSRINLSAELDWEIIPGLHLKPMFSYTNNEGKDHNFERYNEVVKNRPVSEAHNMDLHYQYDLILNYTKTIKDKHNLDLMVGGNYIYDNWYRFSGSGYGGTSDYIETLNGIAAESAKTTSTFEEKKMNSYFGRVNYNYDMKYLFSASIRYDGSSHFAANHKFAAFPGVSAGWNMHREAFFEPLSKVVSNLKLRASWGKTGYDNLALENTEGSYEAGKNYAGEAGILNTVLMNRNLLWEETTSTDLGLEAGFLNNRINLSFDAYYKKTTNRLLNENLWSETGFASIKSNFGSLNTKGVEIAINAIPIQTHDFRWNVDANFSIWRTTIGKLPNNGADKNRTGGGIIFDPKLGKYVEVGGFAEGERFGSRFAYQLDGVYSTDEDAANAPYDEGVSSGWLGKGKCAGDAIWRDVDGNGIINSKDMVFVGYIHPDKMGSFNNTFTYKSFTLRIATDFSLGNVIDNHFRAQANANSRNNFATIHDVASNKMWHKPGDIASIPRYDVESDWDNGKRNHGRPSSSTIGFSGGSANTLYIKKGDYLAFREVSLSYPLRTKWLRAAKIETLDLTAAVYNLGYWTAYDGLTPEVVGADAGKYSRPRQFIFSVKFTM from the coding sequence ATGTTAAATGCATTTTTATTAAAGAGTAAGCTATTCCGCATGTCGGGTATCTTACTGGTTATCCTCTCTTTCTGCATGCCCGTATTTTCGGCTTCACTCGAAGCTTCGGGCATGGAACAAAAGAAGGTAACTGTAAACGGAGTTGTTTTGGACGATACACACGAACCGTTAATAGGGGTTTCGGTTCTGGTGAAAGGTTCTCAACAAGGAACAGTAACAGATTTGGATGGAAAATATTCCATCACTGCTCCGGCAGACGGTATTCTGGTATTTTCATTTGTAGGAATGGAAAAACAGGAGATACCGGTAAAGGGACGGAGTAATATCCTGGTGACGATGAGAAGCAGTTCGGTTGCCTTGTCAGATGTTGTTGTTATCGGGTACGGTAAACAGTCTAAGGCAGCGTTGACGAGTGCCATCACTAAAGTGGATTCAAAAGATATGGCAATTTCGCCGACGGGAAATCCGATGTCAATGTTGCAGGGAAAAGTGCCGGGAATGGAAATCCGTGTAAATTCCGGTCAGCCGGGAGCCGACCCGCAGATTATAGTACGCGGCGGAACGACTACCGCGCCTGAAAGTGATTCTCCTATGGTAATCATCGACGGTGTGATTCGTACAATGAAGGATATTAATTATGCGGATATAGAAACGATACAAGTACTGAAGGACGCAGCTTCGACAGCCATTTATGGTTCGAAGGCTTCCCGTGGTATTGTTATGATTACGACCAAACAGGGTAAAGCTGGCAAAGGAAGCATCTCATTCAGCTACGGATTATCCGTAGACCACCAGCCGAAAAGAATGCCGCTGTCCGGTGCTCGTGAATATCTCACCGCAACCCGTACGGCTGCGCTGCACGCAACCGACCCGGATAAATATCTGTCAGGCACGTTTGCGATGAGCACTGCCAACAAACGGAACGCTTTGAATACAACCGCTTTTCTGGATGATTATATAACTAATTATGGTCAGGGGTATGTGGAAGACCTGTTGTATAACCAGGGGTGGGAGATGATGGAAGACCCTGCCAATCCCGGCAAGATGCTGATTTTTAAGGAAACGGACTTTCAGGATAATCTCTTCCAGACGCCGGTCAACCATGATTTTAATATAAACTTCAGTGGGGGTAACGAGAAAGCGACTTACTATATGAGTCTGGGCTATCTTACTCAAGACGGTATTGTTGTAGGTACTAATTACAATCGTTGGAGTTTTCTGACAAATGCTTCGTACAAGATTCGCAAGAACCTTACAGTAAGAGGTATGGTAAACTACTCCATGAGAACGACCGCGGGCATTAACGAGAACAATGTAATGTCACGGGCTGCCAAGATGCCGCCTACGGTACGCCAATATTATGAAGACGGAACTCCGGCTCCGGGTGAATTGACAAGCTCATTCCGTACTCGTCTGCATGAAGTGTATTATCAGGAAAAAGAAAACAGGGTGAGCCGAATCAATCTTTCTGCCGAACTGGATTGGGAGATTATTCCGGGACTGCATCTCAAACCCATGTTCTCGTACACCAATAATGAAGGTAAAGACCACAATTTCGAGAGATACAATGAAGTGGTGAAGAACAGACCGGTGTCCGAAGCACATAATATGGACCTGCATTATCAGTATGACCTTATTTTGAACTATACGAAGACGATAAAGGATAAGCATAACCTGGATTTGATGGTCGGTGGCAACTATATTTATGATAACTGGTATCGTTTCAGTGGTTCCGGTTATGGCGGCACATCGGATTATATCGAAACACTGAACGGCATTGCGGCTGAATCAGCCAAGACCACTTCCACTTTTGAGGAGAAGAAGATGAACAGTTACTTCGGGCGTGTCAATTACAATTATGATATGAAATACCTGTTCTCTGCAAGTATCCGTTATGACGGTTCTTCCCACTTTGCAGCCAATCATAAGTTTGCAGCTTTTCCGGGTGTATCTGCCGGATGGAACATGCATCGTGAGGCTTTCTTTGAACCTTTGTCGAAAGTGGTCAGCAATTTGAAACTTAGAGCCAGTTGGGGAAAAACAGGATATGACAACCTTGCACTGGAGAATACGGAAGGCTCTTATGAAGCCGGTAAGAACTATGCAGGCGAAGCAGGTATATTGAATACAGTGCTTATGAACCGCAATCTGTTATGGGAAGAAACAACCTCAACCGATTTGGGACTTGAAGCCGGTTTCCTGAATAACCGCATCAATCTGTCTTTCGATGCCTATTATAAAAAGACAACGAACCGTTTGCTGAACGAGAACTTATGGTCGGAAACGGGATTTGCTTCCATCAAGTCCAATTTCGGTTCTTTGAACACGAAAGGGGTGGAAATAGCCATCAATGCGATTCCCATACAAACTCATGATTTCCGTTGGAATGTAGATGCCAATTTCTCGATTTGGAGAACAACTATCGGCAAGCTACCCAATAATGGAGCAGACAAGAATCGTACCGGCGGCGGAATCATTTTCGACCCGAAACTGGGAAAATATGTTGAGGTTGGTGGATTTGCAGAAGGAGAACGCTTCGGTTCCCGCTTTGCTTATCAGTTGGACGGGGTTTATTCAACGGATGAAGATGCGGCCAATGCTCCGTATGATGAAGGAGTATCTTCCGGATGGCTGGGCAAAGGAAAATGTGCAGGTGATGCAATCTGGCGTGATGTGGACGGAAACGGTATCATTAACTCCAAAGACATGGTGTTCGTAGGTTATATTCATCCAGATAAGATGGGTTCTTTCAATAATACCTTCACTTACAAGAGTTTTACTTTACGGATTGCCACGGACTTTTCATTAGGAAATGTGATTGATAACCATTTCAGGGCACAGGCGAACGCAAATTCACGGAATAACTTTGCAACGATTCATGATGTAGCCAGTAACAAGATGTGGCACAAGCCGGGTGACATAGCTTCTATTCCCCGTTATGATGTGGAGTCCGACTGGGACAACGGAAAGCGTAACCATGGTCGTCCGAGCAGTTCTACAATTGGTTTTAGCGGCGGTAGTGCCAATACCTTGTATATAAAGAAAGGTGATTATCTGGCATTCCGTGAAGTCTCCCTGTCGTATCCGTTGCGTACCAAGTGGCTGCGTGCCGCTAAGATTGAAACGCTGGACTTGACGGCTGCTGTCTATAATTTAGGATATTGGACTGCTTATGACGGACTTACTCCTGAGGTAGTTGGCGCTGATGCCGGCAAATATTCCCGTCCGCGCCAGTTTATATTCTCTGTAAAATTCACAATGTAA
- a CDS encoding sialidase family protein, giving the protein MKNLNLIFAWACLLFVTTACNDVEPSISSLPVPTSKPYSINREGYAYFRIPTMVITNSGTILAFAEGRRNGPEDEGDIDIVLKRSTDRGKTWGPLITVKDDGENRCRNQVPVYLPDINRVILLSCWNPGATGTNSIFMTYSDDEGLTWAKEKDITASVTPDKYRWYATGPCHGIVKQFEPHKGRIVVSCNHNTTTSGAGRSHVIYSDDKGETWHLGGIMDVDYTNESTVTELSNGDLMLNMRKQSDTEKYRMVSTSMDGGLTWSPCKYTTLKEPICQGSILFYGLGDDGKGIILFSNPDSQTNRNNNTLKMSEDDGVTWKKQYSYTGSDYGGYSDIARYPDGMIGVLYEYGFKNIGGIAFQNVELSQLQ; this is encoded by the coding sequence ATGAAGAATTTAAACTTAATATTTGCATGGGCGTGCCTGTTGTTTGTAACGACAGCATGCAATGATGTGGAGCCGAGCATATCTTCTTTACCGGTTCCCACAAGCAAGCCATATTCTATCAATAGGGAAGGATATGCTTATTTCAGAATCCCCACAATGGTAATTACTAATAGTGGTACGATATTGGCATTTGCCGAGGGACGTCGCAATGGCCCTGAAGATGAAGGGGATATTGACATCGTATTAAAGCGTTCCACAGATAGAGGGAAGACCTGGGGACCGTTGATAACGGTCAAGGATGATGGCGAAAACCGTTGCCGCAACCAAGTGCCTGTTTATTTGCCGGATATCAACCGTGTCATTTTATTGTCTTGCTGGAATCCGGGGGCAACGGGGACTAATTCCATATTTATGACCTATTCGGATGATGAGGGATTGACATGGGCGAAAGAAAAAGACATAACCGCTTCCGTTACTCCTGACAAATACAGATGGTATGCTACGGGGCCTTGTCATGGAATAGTGAAACAGTTTGAACCTCATAAGGGGAGAATCGTAGTGTCGTGCAATCATAATACTACTACTTCCGGCGCGGGACGTTCTCATGTGATATATTCGGATGATAAGGGGGAAACCTGGCATTTGGGTGGTATCATGGACGTGGATTATACGAATGAGAGTACCGTAACCGAATTAAGTAACGGTGATTTAATGCTGAATATGCGTAAGCAGTCCGATACGGAAAAATACAGGATGGTTTCTACCAGTATGGACGGCGGACTGACATGGAGTCCGTGTAAGTACACTACATTGAAAGAGCCGATATGTCAGGGTTCCATACTCTTTTACGGTTTGGGAGATGATGGTAAAGGAATTATTTTGTTCTCGAATCCGGACAGCCAAACCAATCGCAATAATAATACGTTGAAGATGAGCGAAGACGACGGAGTAACCTGGAAGAAGCAATATTCCTATACAGGCAGTGATTATGGGGGATACTCGGATATTGCCCGTTATCCTGACGGTATGATTGGAGTTTTATATGAATATGGATTCAAGAATATCGGCGGCATTGCTTTTCAGAATGTTGAGTTGTCACAGTTGCAATAA
- a CDS encoding sugar O-acetyltransferase: MENKKLSERMLSGEMYNDLSAELVQRREQAVFLTNEYNATYGKPKEIREALLRELLKHIGDSVHFEPNFRCEFGFNISIGNNFFANFDCIMLDGNHITIGDNVLFGPRVGLYTANHALDPQERVMGGCYARPITIGDNVWIGAGVHIMGGVTIGQNSVIGAGSVITKDIPENVIAAGVPCKVIREITDKDKTGFLP, encoded by the coding sequence ATGGAAAATAAAAAATTGAGTGAAAGAATGCTTTCAGGAGAAATGTATAATGATTTGTCTGCGGAGCTGGTTCAGAGAAGGGAGCAGGCAGTCTTTCTGACTAATGAATACAATGCTACATATGGGAAACCTAAAGAAATCCGTGAAGCGTTATTGAGAGAACTGTTGAAACATATCGGCGATAGTGTTCACTTTGAACCCAACTTCCGGTGTGAATTCGGATTTAATATAAGTATCGGGAATAATTTCTTCGCTAATTTTGATTGTATCATGTTGGACGGGAATCATATTACGATAGGCGATAATGTATTGTTCGGACCACGGGTAGGGCTGTACACGGCAAATCATGCACTCGACCCGCAGGAACGTGTCATGGGCGGATGTTATGCCCGTCCGATAACTATTGGAGATAATGTATGGATTGGTGCCGGAGTTCATATTATGGGTGGCGTTACTATCGGACAGAATTCGGTGATTGGTGCAGGAAGTGTGATAACCAAGGATATTCCGGAAAATGTAATTGCCGCAGGAGTCCCCTGTAAGGTAATTCGGGAAATAACCGATAAAGATAAAACCGGATTTTTACCTTAA
- a CDS encoding DUF2004 domain-containing protein, with translation MSKKKITYFGEVDNQEEDYFEGNVTLDNKSVELDLDFCSYEGKPVKWSEELEDYLSNLIKYKSVIDKAILDDYENGGTTNEYVQWHLDEWDAIDDLLPRTDSTKTKEEQFLSLLIQRVELIAFYPGDTSYAVWDYMIDSENSDEIVVVHTDSKGKILDITWES, from the coding sequence ATGAGCAAGAAAAAGATTACTTATTTTGGTGAAGTAGACAATCAGGAAGAAGATTATTTCGAAGGAAATGTAACTCTTGACAATAAAAGTGTCGAATTAGACTTAGACTTTTGTAGCTATGAAGGCAAACCTGTAAAATGGTCGGAAGAACTGGAAGATTATCTTTCCAACCTCATTAAATACAAGTCGGTAATTGACAAAGCCATATTGGATGATTATGAAAACGGTGGAACAACGAACGAATATGTCCAATGGCATCTTGACGAATGGGATGCTATTGATGATTTATTGCCAAGAACAGATTCGACTAAAACAAAAGAAGAACAATTCCTGTCTCTATTGATACAGAGAGTAGAACTGATAGCTTTCTATCCCGGAGATACAAGTTATGCAGTATGGGATTATATGATTGATAGTGAAAATTCCGATGAAATAGTTGTGGTTCATACCGATAGTAAAGGAAAGATTTTAGATATTACCTGGGAAAGCTAA
- a CDS encoding isochorismatase family protein, whose protein sequence is MESNRQTQDKKAKDEFIIDEHTAIVMTDPQNDFLSEKGKGWGLFGENITRNGTVEHLRQIFDIAAKKNMLVFISPHYYYKHDHQWLFEGPVEKMMHENGMFERKGQLTGEDFEGSGADWLDIYKPYINDGKNVIVTAPHKLFGPENNDLILQLRKRGVNKVIICGMSGNLCAESHLRELQERGFEAAVVFDATASAIIGNMNADDASKINFTLLGERVYTTDELVKEMQTR, encoded by the coding sequence ATGGAGTCAAACAGACAGACACAAGACAAGAAAGCCAAAGACGAATTTATTATCGACGAACATACAGCCATCGTTATGACGGACCCTCAGAACGATTTTCTAAGTGAAAAAGGCAAAGGTTGGGGACTTTTTGGAGAAAACATTACCAGGAATGGTACAGTAGAACATCTGAGACAGATATTTGATATAGCCGCAAAGAAAAATATGCTGGTATTTATTTCTCCGCATTACTATTACAAACACGATCATCAGTGGCTATTTGAAGGTCCGGTAGAAAAGATGATGCATGAGAATGGTATGTTCGAGCGGAAAGGTCAGCTTACCGGAGAAGATTTTGAAGGTTCCGGAGCAGACTGGTTGGACATCTACAAACCATATATCAATGATGGAAAGAATGTTATTGTCACAGCACCTCATAAGCTATTCGGTCCTGAAAATAACGACCTGATCCTGCAACTTCGTAAACGCGGAGTAAACAAGGTGATTATTTGTGGCATGTCCGGCAATTTATGCGCTGAATCTCACTTACGTGAGTTACAAGAAAGAGGTTTTGAGGCAGCAGTAGTATTTGATGCCACAGCTTCGGCAATCATTGGAAATATGAACGCGGATGATGCTTCAAAAATCAATTTTACTCTTTTAGGCGAGAGAGTTTATACGACGGATGAATTAGTAAAAGAAATGCAAACACGATAA
- a CDS encoding DUF5071 domain-containing protein, whose amino-acid sequence MIYNNSYTVILDDLSEYISTNYESLLKEDMLQLEYKNYIIDVGFYAKEFILYIIKDHNWNIPIRKEQIQENDIISKINKTCIEVLSMNLQELIPENKFDIEAVRRLSENNTGQIASIALPLLEWIADMNWPVASELIHVLPRFHKELLPSIRCILIDQKKDLIWKYWIITRLLIQFPKESQLELLPIIERLAELTPKNEDEIELKEGALNFLENIK is encoded by the coding sequence ATGATATACAATAATTCTTATACTGTTATATTAGACGATCTGTCAGAATACATAAGTACCAATTATGAATCTCTGCTCAAAGAAGATATGCTCCAATTAGAATATAAAAATTACATTATTGACGTTGGGTTTTACGCTAAAGAATTTATCCTATACATAATAAAAGACCATAATTGGAATATTCCGATAAGGAAGGAACAAATACAAGAGAATGACATTATCAGCAAAATAAATAAAACTTGCATTGAAGTCTTATCTATGAACTTACAAGAATTAATACCTGAAAATAAATTTGACATTGAAGCTGTCAGGCGTTTGTCTGAGAACAATACTGGACAAATTGCTTCAATAGCATTACCGCTTCTGGAATGGATTGCAGATATGAATTGGCCTGTGGCCTCAGAGTTAATCCACGTATTACCCCGGTTTCATAAAGAGTTGCTCCCAAGTATCAGATGCATACTTATTGACCAGAAAAAAGACCTTATCTGGAAGTACTGGATTATTACGCGGCTTTTAATTCAATTTCCCAAAGAAAGTCAGTTGGAACTTCTTCCTATTATAGAAAGATTAGCTGAACTTACTCCGAAAAATGAAGATGAAATAGAACTGAAAGAAGGAGCCTTGAACTTTCTAGAAAATATAAAATAA
- a CDS encoding PKD domain-containing protein, whose product MKKIIYFLLVCVGFFYACKDEEQVLLNADFISDKQTISAGEKVCFMDKSAGEPVRWDWAFEGGEPGVSNLFSPEIVYNHPGTYAVKLRVGRGTENAETEIQQFITVVYPDEITVAFKSNKTQALSDETISFTDLSIGFPSAWSWEFIPTEGRTVTSTEQNPSLIFEPGVYSVKLTVTNPKTTATLTKENYLNIIDKNSVAADVTADRRMVIEGGTVSFKDASLGRPTRWNWTFEGGTPSTSNEQNPTVTYSTAGRYKVTLVASNDMNTSTAEQEGYITVLPSADIVLFYPFEGDSKDMGPNAIHPEVLKLGDNMDVNFNAPARKEGFTCAEFRSKDNQNYAFLSLPDNDALDFQATPVTTSFWVKTSNKTATNIGVFQHGAGPNASADGKNKQTWFRFQKSSPFIRYVIEYTGLSGNWTDFKTKSMTDGEWHHYVCVHTNGSTYLYIDGVKEAEALNKGLKPVDRNPYFIGAMYRGAEGSRSYENFMDGYIDDYLVYNRAFTAAEAKALYDSMK is encoded by the coding sequence ATGAAAAAGATAATATATTTCCTGCTCGTATGTGTAGGGTTCTTTTATGCCTGCAAAGACGAGGAACAAGTACTGTTGAATGCAGACTTTATTTCAGACAAACAAACTATATCCGCAGGGGAGAAGGTATGTTTTATGGATAAGTCTGCCGGAGAGCCTGTACGATGGGATTGGGCTTTTGAGGGTGGAGAACCCGGTGTGTCTAACCTGTTCAGCCCGGAAATCGTGTATAATCATCCGGGAACTTATGCCGTAAAATTAAGAGTAGGTCGGGGAACAGAAAATGCCGAAACAGAGATACAGCAATTTATAACTGTTGTCTATCCTGATGAAATTACCGTAGCATTTAAATCCAATAAAACCCAGGCATTGAGTGATGAGACTATTAGTTTTACGGATTTGTCCATTGGCTTCCCGTCCGCTTGGTCGTGGGAATTTATTCCCACAGAAGGTCGTACGGTTACATCGACAGAACAGAATCCGAGTCTGATATTTGAACCGGGAGTTTACTCAGTTAAACTAACCGTAACTAATCCCAAGACGACGGCTACGCTTACAAAAGAGAACTATCTGAATATTATTGATAAGAACTCTGTTGCAGCAGATGTCACAGCAGACCGGCGCATGGTTATAGAAGGTGGAACTGTATCATTCAAAGATGCCAGCTTGGGACGTCCTACACGTTGGAACTGGACATTCGAAGGCGGAACGCCTTCTACTTCCAATGAGCAGAATCCGACTGTCACTTATTCAACAGCCGGCAGGTATAAAGTTACTTTAGTCGCTTCAAATGACATGAATACTTCTACTGCCGAACAGGAAGGATATATTACAGTATTGCCAAGTGCGGATATTGTTCTTTTCTATCCGTTCGAAGGTGACAGTAAAGATATGGGTCCCAATGCTATCCATCCGGAAGTTCTTAAACTGGGAGATAATATGGATGTCAACTTTAATGCACCTGCCCGTAAGGAAGGATTTACTTGTGCCGAGTTCAGAAGTAAGGATAATCAGAATTATGCTTTCTTGTCGTTGCCGGATAATGATGCGTTAGATTTCCAGGCAACCCCGGTGACTACTTCTTTCTGGGTGAAAACATCAAATAAGACTGCTACTAATATAGGTGTATTCCAGCATGGGGCCGGTCCTAATGCCAGTGCAGACGGAAAGAATAAACAGACTTGGTTCAGGTTCCAAAAATCCAGTCCGTTTATAAGATACGTCATTGAGTACACAGGGCTTTCCGGAAACTGGACTGACTTTAAAACAAAGTCAATGACGGATGGCGAATGGCATCATTACGTATGTGTACATACCAATGGAAGTACCTATTTGTATATTGACGGAGTAAAAGAAGCGGAAGCACTCAATAAAGGCTTAAAACCTGTCGACCGTAATCCTTATTTTATAGGTGCGATGTATAGAGGAGCAGAAGGTTCTCGTTCTTATGAAAACTTTATGGATGGTTATATAGATGATTATCTGGTGTATAACCGTGCATTCACGGCAGCAGAAGCGAAAGCGCTTTATGATAGCATGAAATAA
- a CDS encoding RagB/SusD family nutrient uptake outer membrane protein gives MMRAKLILFSIMAACTLGSCESILEIDPISEITMANYWKSESDVKGYLNGLYSDYRGMTSTTLYGEDRGDAMVSGVIGGVSRSHQHELNEEYGLDWRTFYENIHHCNMIIKYAPGIDFTLENEKKRILAQAYTFRAKAYLTLTQMWGDVPIVLNPTESYDKESRPARSTASEVMTQILSDVRTAIDLFPETNILDKNRISRPAALCLKAEALAWKYTVQKSNDKNDLTDAISALEEVEKCGVGMMDKYADIFDVANKKNSEIIFSIYLKKDEYNNMYMSTLSMSAAAGLLTNDIVNKEDIPYTNSTIARHVYAPSPRLISLFSDKDNRASSAYINAINSKGAVAFTSQNKFRGTAYTDDRYYDNDIVVYRLGEVKLLKAELLCYLGGDNVQKAIDAMFSTRNRAGIGVYTGSTNQKVVQKEILDERGRELCFELKRWPDLMRAHHAGTIDIYSYIPNLVGKSTPLYFPILRKMIDLNPNLEQTDGY, from the coding sequence ATGATGAGAGCTAAATTAATACTGTTTAGTATAATGGCTGCCTGCACCTTGGGTAGTTGTGAATCTATTTTGGAGATAGACCCTATTTCCGAAATAACTATGGCAAATTATTGGAAATCGGAATCTGATGTGAAAGGTTATCTGAATGGTCTTTATTCGGATTACAGAGGAATGACCAGTACCACCCTGTATGGAGAAGACCGTGGAGATGCTATGGTATCGGGAGTGATTGGCGGCGTTTCGCGTTCGCACCAGCATGAATTGAATGAAGAATATGGATTGGACTGGCGTACTTTCTATGAGAACATTCATCATTGCAATATGATAATCAAATATGCTCCGGGAATTGACTTTACACTGGAAAATGAGAAGAAACGTATTCTGGCACAGGCATATACTTTCAGGGCAAAAGCTTATCTCACTTTAACTCAGATGTGGGGAGACGTGCCTATTGTTTTAAATCCGACAGAATCCTATGATAAGGAATCACGTCCGGCGCGTAGTACAGCTTCTGAAGTGATGACACAAATTCTTTCAGATGTCCGGACTGCAATCGACCTGTTCCCGGAAACGAATATTCTGGATAAGAACCGGATTTCAAGACCTGCTGCGTTATGTCTGAAAGCAGAAGCGCTGGCATGGAAATATACGGTTCAGAAGAGTAATGACAAGAATGATTTGACGGATGCAATTTCCGCATTGGAAGAAGTGGAAAAGTGCGGTGTGGGTATGATGGATAAATATGCGGATATCTTCGATGTGGCAAACAAGAAGAACAGCGAAATCATTTTCTCCATTTATTTGAAGAAGGATGAATATAACAATATGTATATGTCTACGTTGTCCATGTCTGCCGCAGCCGGACTGCTGACTAACGATATCGTGAACAAAGAAGATATTCCGTACACCAACTCCACAATCGCACGTCACGTGTATGCACCGTCTCCCCGTCTGATTTCACTTTTCAGTGACAAGGACAACCGGGCTTCGTCAGCGTACATCAATGCCATAAATTCGAAAGGGGCGGTAGCCTTTACTTCACAGAATAAATTCCGGGGGACAGCCTATACCGACGACCGTTATTATGATAATGATATCGTAGTCTATCGTCTGGGCGAAGTCAAATTGCTGAAAGCGGAATTGTTATGTTACCTGGGTGGTGATAATGTACAGAAAGCTATTGATGCCATGTTCTCTACCCGTAATCGTGCCGGAATCGGAGTTTATACCGGAAGCACTAACCAGAAAGTGGTACAGAAAGAGATATTGGACGAACGGGGCAGGGAATTGTGTTTCGAGTTGAAGCGCTGGCCTGACCTGATGCGGGCGCACCATGCGGGTACCATTGATATTTATAGTTATATTCCTAATTTGGTTGGTAAATCCACTCCGTTGTATTTCCCGATTTTGAGGAAGATGATTGATTTGAATCCTAATTTGGAACAAACTGACGGTTATTAA